A window of Leptospira fainei serovar Hurstbridge str. BUT 6 contains these coding sequences:
- the pilM gene encoding pilus assembly protein PilM yields MFLYEKFLTIDYGTCSIKGALFQRVMGNLTLLKAESMPISRMEEKEYETNIQRFLNTYFPGESSLVLALSLDKLFIREISIPLTTEKAVREVIPYEVESRVPFPMETVEVLGSIWRIDQEKSDVITYTAHHAEFDTLADPFREGSTVFRGIFVDSICLGSLIAKHIGKEIPFSNVAQIDIGGKTSLLNITKDGKIVHTRFLSLGGDTLTEEIAKALKIDLEKANALKTSLQFEPFHPPEDGLNLFAKEYRLKIADVKKAFSVVQEFFDRVAEEARRSFLSVGETERPEAIYISGEGSKIRDLDSFLGEKLSLQTRRYDFLSVNPDLYATCYGMAYQLTLPKKSKVDFLETPYVKRLNKNLFDLSAFHPHLILAGISIALFLSVFFLGIISDKRKLAAANKILAEKVKASIGTTVPADADPLEYARKLKDEAKGRTELYRKYLSKPSILDVFYEISTKFPDPGLQAFQFHSLTYDNGHVSIQGRVNEYSEIGIIQRSLENSQMFKKITIEDNRINPGLKTYKVSFTIKMEVASKVGESEL; encoded by the coding sequence ATGTTCCTCTACGAAAAATTCCTCACCATCGATTACGGTACCTGCTCAATTAAAGGGGCTCTCTTCCAAAGAGTTATGGGGAATCTTACTTTATTGAAAGCGGAATCGATGCCCATTTCGCGGATGGAAGAAAAGGAATATGAGACCAATATACAAAGGTTTTTAAACACTTATTTTCCCGGAGAATCCTCCTTAGTCTTAGCATTATCGTTGGACAAACTTTTTATACGGGAAATTTCAATCCCTCTTACTACTGAAAAAGCAGTTAGAGAAGTAATACCGTATGAGGTTGAAAGTAGAGTACCGTTTCCTATGGAAACGGTAGAGGTACTAGGTTCAATCTGGCGAATCGATCAAGAAAAATCTGACGTTATTACTTATACGGCACATCACGCGGAATTCGATACCTTAGCAGATCCGTTCAGGGAAGGTTCAACGGTTTTTCGCGGGATTTTTGTGGATTCCATTTGTCTGGGTTCCTTAATCGCGAAACATATCGGAAAAGAAATTCCTTTTTCGAATGTTGCGCAAATCGATATCGGGGGAAAAACAAGTCTTCTTAATATTACGAAAGACGGGAAAATAGTCCATACGAGATTCCTTTCTCTTGGCGGCGATACCCTGACCGAAGAGATTGCCAAGGCGCTGAAGATCGACTTAGAGAAAGCCAATGCACTCAAGACTAGTCTACAATTCGAGCCGTTCCATCCTCCGGAAGACGGATTGAATTTATTCGCGAAAGAATACAGACTGAAAATCGCAGATGTAAAAAAAGCATTTTCGGTAGTGCAGGAATTCTTCGATCGGGTCGCAGAAGAGGCGCGAAGAAGCTTTCTTTCAGTCGGAGAAACCGAAAGACCGGAAGCGATCTATATTTCTGGGGAAGGGAGTAAAATTCGAGATCTAGATTCGTTTTTGGGAGAGAAATTATCCCTTCAAACTCGGAGATACGATTTTCTGTCGGTTAACCCGGATCTTTACGCAACTTGCTACGGGATGGCTTACCAGCTTACCCTTCCAAAGAAGTCGAAAGTAGATTTTTTAGAAACACCTTATGTAAAACGCTTAAACAAAAACCTCTTCGATTTATCCGCGTTCCATCCTCATTTAATTTTAGCAGGAATATCGATAGCTCTGTTTTTGAGCGTCTTCTTTCTAGGCATAATTTCCGATAAGCGCAAGCTTGCCGCCGCTAATAAAATACTGGCTGAAAAAGTAAAGGCAAGCATCGGCACGACCGTCCCAGCGGACGCCGACCCGTTGGAATATGCAAGAAAGTTAAAGGATGAGGCAAAAGGTCGAACGGAACTTTACCGTAAATACCTTTCAAAACCGAGTATCCTAGACGTGTTTTACGAAATTTCTACGAAGTTTCCCGATCCCGGGCTACAGGCTTTTCAATTTCATAGTCTTACCTACGACAACGGACATGTATCGATCCAAGGAAGGGTAAATGAATATTCTGAAATCGGAATCATTCAAAGATCGCTGGAAAATTCCCAGATGTTCAAAAAAATCACGATCGAAGATAATAGGATTAACCCGGGACTCAAAACGTATAAAGTCAGTTTCACAATCAAGATGGAGGTGGCTTCTAAGGTCGGCGAGTCCGAACTTTAA